TGTTTCTAcaaacacggacttcaaaaccgaatAGCCTGGCGGAATCGGCATTTCGAATACATACATGTCGGGGGCACATCTGCATACCGGAATGAATGTGTTTCTCCAAGACGCATTCCAAAATCAAGGAGCCTGGGAAAGTCGTCTTcacagatactagaggtgggggaactttcaagtttaaaacctttattgttttcattcatgcaagtaggggtacttttgtacccgcatgCGTTTCTGCATTCCAGAATGTGGGTTTCTAGCGGATACGAACACAACGCGCATTCAATTAATAACTTCAGCAATATAAAGAAATTATTACTAAACCaacggtagttctacgtcaaccttgcggttgtatcatagatataacccacttattttttatgctaattTTTGCAGCGCTATTTGGTCAATATTTCGCTCCGTTTCCATCATACTGCAGCGATCTCATAACAAGAGACGGATTTGTTTACCCATGTTTGTGATAGGGACCGATCGAGGTGAATGGTGAATTCCATATGGTGAAACATATCTTTATCGCACAATCCTTTGTGCGGATCTTGCGAATCATAGAATACATTTTATGATAGGCTCGGGTAGATcccgaataaataaatacatctctCTTGACGATCCTTGTTTGTGGATCGTGTGAATCATAGGTCTAGTTTTAAGATAGGAATTTTTGTCTATGCTTTGGTGTTACGATAGCGGCGAGCTTATCGCAAGTGCGTTTTGTTTATTGTATTCTAAAAACAAGAGATAGGGTATAATTTCACGATAGTGGCGAAGTTATCGCAAGttcgtttttcttttattatactTCGAAGTATAACGAAGAGGTAATAGATGCAAGAAAAACttgtatataattttttaagatagaaaataaaacggttAGTATCTAGACACAGTGAAGAACGGTCGTGTTTTCCGTTaataaattgaaagaaaaagcctAAGACCGCTCGGGCGTTCGCATGTGGTGACAGCGGTTCGCGAACGCGTTAGTTATTAATTATTAAGTGAAATAAGTAACTTAACATAGTGTGTAAGAGTGCAAGTTCTGAGCGAAGTGTATTACAACGGAAAGTGTGTGGAGAATTTTTTTTGGTCCTTGTCAAGTCAAGTGAAATAAACTAAATAATAAGTACATGGCAAAATAGTACGCCGCAAAGAAGTGATTATTAAAAAGGAAATCATGTAGCGGGAATAAGAAATGGAACCACGTGGAAAATTAGAAGAGCTTTACGTTTAAGCACTATGTGGTTCTCCGGAATATTCACAATATGGTaagtgttcgatttttcactctCCTAATATCCTTATTATATTATGCTCGTATAACTCTTCTCGAGCCGAGATTAcgctgtttttttctttattgttctttttatgttctatataatagaataaagcgGTTTACGCTTTATAAAGAAAATCAAGTAATTCTTTCAATACACCCTTATGAATATAGTTTCACTTTGCACCCACTTGGAAATATTGACTTCATCATCGTATCTCCATGTGACACGGAAGAAAATAAATAGTACAAGGGAAGTAAAAATTGTTGAAGGAAGGAACAGTGAATAACAAGTAAGGGCATAAATAACTAGTGAAAGTTTTTATTCCCTACTGATACTTTTAATACGGAACCGGAAAAAtaatgccaggtgattttcttAAATAATATCCAAATTTAAATAAGGAGTTTCATTAAACTTTCCTTAATGTATAAATGTTTCAATGCAGAGAAACGTAATTTTGCTGACTTGTTCATCTGTGAATGAGAGTATTTTAGTAAGAAGATGGAAAGGGTCATGAAAGATTTTTGGTACAAATTATGGTAGAAATGAAGTTtgaaatcgaataaaaaaacatcaattgaTCATCTCACTTGATATTTGGGAAAAGTCAATAAAGATGAACAGAAATTTTAATTCTGTGAAATTGTCTGAGTaatgtttttttgtgaaaatagattaaaattttcaagattttagaagaaggaaaatataTTATTGGAGGCATTTATCACATGATAATTTTGAATCATTTTACTGTTTAAGTATTCAAAATGGATTTCGTATCATCGGTGTGTGTGTAGCGTGTTTTTGAGCGAGTGGCGGATTGATTGTGAGTGAGATTCATCATCCTCTCTAGCGAGTGCGTCCTAATGTTCGGTttcgttaactgggctgcaGCAGTTGCAATGTAAGCTGCCATTTGAATTCATCTTGAAATGACTGACTCTGAACTCCAGGATGTGCCTCACATTATGGAGTTGTCAGAATTCACTTTATGTTGCGTATCTAAAGTAGTTTGTGTAGATTGTGATTAGCTTGTATTGTTGccaaaaaatattattctctGCATACAGAAGGACTTGGAAAATGGAGGAGAAGGATTTGGTCACTCAACCCTACTGTTCGCAAATGTTTGTATATGTGTTTGtatgtatttgtatttatttttttctctttttttcgagtttttgctgTACTATaaactatgttgttttttttttaattctggatTCCAAATAAGGTGGTTGCAGAATTATAATTTCAAATGTCTTTCCTCGTCGATTCTATGTTGAGCCTTTTTTTCAAAGGGTCGAGGAACTCGGATTTTAAAATCAGATTCAGTGTTCATACACACACTCTCGTGTACTGTGATGGTGGATGCGACTGTGTGCGAGAGGTGGCCGTACGAGATGTTAAGGTCGTGGGATTGCAGCTGCATTGAATGATATTGGTGTGGATGCATTGCTTTCCCTCGCTTTGTTCGGACTTGCTGCTTCGAGCGGGCAGagtggtttgtttttttttcgtcagttgtGCAGTCAAATTTTTGTGTGAGCTCGGATCCACTGTCAACGTAGCCTTGAGTGCAGTTATGTTGAATCCGAGTACATAtggtttgattgtacgatagctAAGGTAAGGAGACGagctattttgttcgcttggtctGGCCTGGCGGTGCAATTCTGTGTAGCTGTTTACTTCTCGCGATTGCATACGATTCGAGTGGCCCCATTTTCGCACAGAGGTTCATCAAATTTAACCAAAATATGGAACTAGTATGAACATAGTAGCTTTAGTGTGTTAATTTATACTCTAATTGAGGGTGATTGTTTCTAgatgagttctctcggttaccttctcaggtttccccacagttaaaacttcgcagttgcgattggatttcgataacaaatatgtgcagaaaaatttaaaatctaattaatgttacaagttttccttctcaggatacctaaagatctctgccgcgtgttgagatatgagattttcaaaatttagttcCATTCAATAGattgcgtttacataatcacatcacttaccacagtgaatcctgattcttaccacttcccactaacaattatcccttccttgataaacgctagggaaccacgctatagaggcgacccttctgaccttcgggcggcgaatatcatactaacattcctttccttcccctggtgactgtaaggacgtggccggcgtcgttattgaccatttaaagctcgaatcaccgaaaattgcacaacgagaatgatttgctagtcccaagcgtcattctgtgtgttctttgtgcaatttggttggttcaggtcaatcacggagagcaactacgaattgtacagtctacccaagctcaagctcaagctcaagctcaaaatgGATTTCGTATCATCATACAACCGGTTCACACGAAAGTTGAAAGAACGACTTTTTAGtatcaaaaataacatttcaaaagATGTCGCCGAATGGAAAAGCAAACATGCTTTAGCAGAACAAACTGGCGgcagattgaataaactcaTAAGCTCGGTTGAAATTTGCAACGAACTTAATAATAAACTGGAATCTAAATTCATCGTATTTGAACGAAGAATTTTAGAGCTTGAAAATGACAAGCACCAGATGAAGGTGGATATACAAAATCTTCAAGAGGAGAAATGTCAATTATTGAATAAGGTAAATAATTTTGAAGAGCTGAAACAATTAAAACATAAATTGGAAACAACATTGGAGCGAGAAATTCGcgagaaaaataatttgaaagtaAAAGTTGACAATAGTTTTCAAGAGATCGGTCGactgaaaaaaatgttcaaagatctgaaaaattcacatttaaatATCAAGAACGACAAACAATTGCTAGAGAAGAAAATAGAGCGCCTGAAAAAGCAGCTCACCGAGTCGAAGAAGGTAGACAGGGAAAACATCCACAAATGGAAAACCAGTTTTGAGGAATACGAAACAAAACTGCGAGATTCGGAGTGTGTAAAATTACAGCTAGCGGAAAAAAACTCCCGTTTAGAAGAAACAAACAGGGAAACGTCTAAAGAGGTCCTGAAATTGAGAACAATGCTCCAGGAAAATGAGCTCGTCTTTAATCAAGAGAAAAGGAGAATCAAGGAAGGGAATATGCAACTggataaatggatgaaaaggaatCATGAACTGAACACATTAATCAAACACTTAGAAACAGAAATGAACattttgaaagatgaaaaaacaGAGCTTATCATTTCTACTAACAATAAAGAAATAGAAATCGACACATTGAGGGCAGaattaaatcaaaataaatCGACTATGGAAACGAAAGACCAGGAAATTAAGAGACTAATTAATATGTTTGATTTATATAAAAACGTTCTGGAAGTTAAGAAAAATACTAAGTACGTGGCCACGACCATCATTGGGGAACAATAATAATAACGATATCAAACAGTTCGCTAGTGAACAACGAAAAGCACGAAAATTTTGCAATATTACAATTGTTTGAATGAGATGAATGAGAGTTACAAAAGAAGGAATACATTATTAATATATGGaaaaagtaattatcgattattTTATGCGTGTGAatgcatatttttttctctgaatttaaaagaaaatgacaaaagtgaatcttcaagtatatataaaacagagaaagatgaaaaaaagaattaagtaatatatgaaataaaataaaaagaagaGGTAAATTTACGAagcgaaacaaacaaaattaagaaatatcaatttgtattaatgaaaataatatgaaaTGATATATGAAAATAATGTATTCTGAACAACATGGTTCGGAACAGGAAGGCGTAAAAAAATGGgatgacaaaaaaatatatatatataaaataacgtAATGCAACATGATTGTGTATATTGTATTAAAAGAATAAGAAAATACAGAATGAATGGACAAGGGAGGCACCCCCGGAGTGTAAACGAATATATCGAATGATGAAAAAGAAATGTATTTATAGTGTGCCATTATGAAAAAGGAGTAATATAAGCGAAAATATAAAAGTAAAGAGGTAAACCTCTCATATATAAAGAAATATAGGTAATATGCTATCTACAATATCTACAATAACAAGTTATCTACTATATTTTGAtgtaaaatttatttaattttttcctgcctATACTAAATAGAACAAACTAAGTATTTTCACAGATCCCACCTAGGACCTACAAAAAGAGGGGAGAGAGACCGCATCCACAGTTTATTTTCAAAACCGGGACTGGAGTGACATTCCACATCCGTGAAGAAGAGGAAGAGAGATATCTGTCTGTCAACAGAGGAATGGTAAgaaggtgaaaaaaaaattaaaaaaatttatgttccaTAGAGTTTAATAActggatatgaaaaaaaaagataaagagagaaattatgaaaaaaaacaatgagtTAATGAATGAGATGAAAGTAACCGATAAATTGTTAGTATTATAAAAGTGAAATATGTATATGCTAAACACTTTTGAAaactgtaattaattttattgacAATTTGCTTAAAAGTtagaaatacgaaaaaaaataaaattgacaaagttaaaaaaaagacaaaacaaTGTATGAACAACAAAATTGTATAATTATATGTCGTAAGATGATCAGACTGGAAccatggaaatggatttccgacGAGGAGCGAGACGTGGCCAGGCGAGGCAAGGATAAAACTTAGCACAGCGCTGAAGGGAAGAAGAACGATTCGGCATCCCAGCTGAATGGTCACAAGAAGAGGACGACGAGTCATGCGGAAGGTCCATGGTCAATGGTGTTGGGTGCTGTGGGACGACGGAGCGAAAACGGGAAGCGATTCGAGAGTCGTGCAAAAAGTGAATCAGATCAGCAAATATGTAACTAAGAAAACTGAAGAAGAAGCTGTAGAAATTGTGATGAAACTGGATTCCATAATTGGGCAGAGCCATTCAatgttgacgaaaaaaaattacagcaaTCTCAAAACTGATTATATATGGCCGGAGATTGACAATGATAAAGAAAATAACTCTGATTCAATTAAAGATTGTACTAAAATAGTGACGAAAGGTGATTCAAAAGAGATGACACCAGATGAATGGGAAGCCTAGATTgctgaaataacaaaaaaatacaaccagagaagcaaatgaaacgggTAAACAAAAATGCGTTATTGACGTCGATTTCATTTCAACGATGGCGTGATGGACTTATGGACCGTTTTAAAGATTGTTCAGGAATAGGACCTAAGGAAATGCAACAGTGGAGAAAGATGGATAAGACAGTACAACACGGAAGAAGATGAGCAGCAACCCATACCTAGTATCAGAGACCAACCAAATGATAAGTCACAGCGGAAGATGACCAGCCAGTCAGCGAATGGACACTAACAACGAAGAATTGGAAaaaagaatatatatatatatgatttatATATGAGTTCACGAAAatgtatacaaaaaaatataattaaataaataataccgtttaataaataatgaataatTCTATTTACAgttaataacaaaaataaatttacaggAAGATGCACAAGAAACTAGCTAATTACAAAAGTagacaaaatttacaaaaataataataataacatataCACGAAAACTGTAGATGAAGTAtacaaatattataataaacaagaatatatttttaacagttatacacattcatataaaaaaaaaattgcaatatatttataaaaaaaagaaggtTGATAACAATATTAGCAGGTAGATAGGAAATCTAACCTTTCGAACCAATTTTAGGGAAAACTCATCtagtttcccctaaaactcattgagtagggggaGATGCAGCGACCTCATAACAAGAGACGGATTTGTTTACCCATGTTTGTGATAGGGACCGATCGAGGTGAATGGTGAATTCCATATGGTGAAACATATCTTTATCGCACAATCCTTTGTGCGGATCGTATGAATCATAGAATACATTTTATGATAGGCTCGGGTAGATcccgaataaataaatacatctctCTTGACGATCCTTGTTTGTGGATCGTGTGAATCATAGGTCTAGTTTTAAGATAGGAATTTTTGTCTATGCTTTGGTGTTACGATAGCAGCGAGCTTATCGCAAGTGCGTTTTGTTTATTGTATTCTAAAAACAAGAGATAGGGTATGATTTCACGATAGTGGCGAAGTTATCGCAAGTTCGTTTTTCCTTTATTATACTTCGAAGTATAACGAAGAGGTAATAGATGCAAGAAAAACttgtatataattttttaagatagaaaataaaacggttAGTATCTAGACACAGTGAAGAACGGTCGTGTTTTCCGTTaataaattgaaagaaaaagaCTAAGACCGCTCGGGCGTTCGCAATACTTATCTATTGTCGATGTTTATTTACAGGGTAAACTGTGcttgcgaatgacggatctctatagtagcatgccCGAAAAAGAACTATTGAGAACAAGAGCTGAGGGTTCAAAGCCGCTAatgaggatggttgtaatagctgttatccatggttattatgcaaagaaataaatgaataaacccCTAAGTCAGGAGTTCCCTCTGTGATCTTCTCAGGATGCCAAAAACATCCTCGGTCgagacaattgaaaaaaaaagaaatgttatacgattaatgaatgaaaatatatcGTTCGAGAGTTTTTAAACGAATTTTCtcagtgaccttctcaggtcagaTTGGATATTATTTTCGAAACCTCGTTTCGATgaatagttgagagttcgcgtgttcagaatcacatcactcaccacagtgaatcctgattagtcgtaaccattcccactaacaattttCCCTTCCatgagaaaaaaaagacgggtgggtaatgtcggggacataaccggagtgacgtaggactatgcaaaggggacagcttttgttaaatatatattttaaatatattgttttattttcttcacctacgtgaatacctacctatctacctgaaaaatggattagtttactgtttactctttatgaatatgttaatggttctgaaaagaacctttggtgttgtgtttttgttatcactcgatattcccatcttgttcggctaaaccttcctgtttagcgatttgttgtcactcgccacagctttcacagttggaaaatttcttccattccagcttgtgacatattttacagtaaattacattcaatggcacgtcgcattaccaccactcagtgccggattggaggtaattttaacctgtaattgaacatttgcgatgacagtggtacagtgtcgactttcaatgtgggatcataatttggatctctatgtttacaaaaatgtccaactaaataaatcgcattacatgtccgtccaattagctaaatgtcgaactaattgtagattactgtactttcaatctggaaacaatttaagaattggtgaaaattgaataatcaggaaagtccccaactatcaataagctcagaacaactgccaaactcacatactcatcaaatcctggcaaacaaattatgaaaacatcaatttgtgttttattattattttggataatgttttagaaagcattgaactttatttcctaaactcttttttggaaggtttaatggccctgaaaagcgccttgttttatggaatggttccaatttagaaaacttagtactcgtggttttgaaaaaaaccatttcgaacgccttcgatgccgccttgttctggatttgccaccaaagcagtttgtataaagaacaaacttttttcttctgctacctgatgccgttttgcgattgcgtttgccactcgccattcgctgcaactgcctgttgtcttgatgtccgccgaaccgaatgtgttatgttccgaacgcaggttttcttatcgtcgcgagcagctttgccagccaactcgatcactccggcggccgaaactatataacgccggctaggtggactggtacacaggtactaacacgctcgacctagctaccttttccggtgcaattggcggatacacctacgggaaattgcagaccaccacggttcgagcgggattttgcctttcccttcacttttcctcttttgccatatccaaccatggctgcttgtgttggtttgttgatgtgaggtgatgcgaaacgatgtggtgtacggttcggatgagaatgatcgttacggcagcggagaggggatttttaagctgactggctggctcgagaattacgcatgtgtgagactgcgaccaatgtttccctcatttttttctttttcctttccaatcgtgcttcattctatttcgctgctgctctggttgcccgttttggtcggtacgatttgaggagcacaaaatggaccaatcaaaaatgggcacatagtgtatttggacaatgcttgatatttcacaattattcaattatttatctcaagaaaaatgaaatgttattcgttatgatagatgcgtagatatatttcctatcaattgatgcaaaaacctttgcgatctattgagaaatgctcgagttataagcgttccaaatcttgcattttttcctacttgttcagtgcctagatttccatttctccccctatatcttccggttagacgtagtcctacgtcaaaaaaacgattttttgtgttttgaatttttaggaagCTTATGcattcagaaatgttgtcctaaaacgATATttcaatacagtagaacctcgattatccgcgaatgcgAATGCGAGTCCCTTAGTAATTATATAAACCTtctcgaaatttgtcagtgagtggtagagtcttgctcttttgttttggtcatgactttcacattatcctATCACTGATGTAAACGACCCTACAGATGGATAATTCAATAATTTCTACAAtttctactcgaccgatttggctgaatttttgtatcagtatgtaattaattatctaaagttATGAATAGCCGTTTTTGATatctattttcttcaattttttatgaacttataaacagcgattttttgtTGAATACGTTCATTCTGGCGCTCGCCATCATTGTGCTATTAGACGCCTTTGAGCGTTTGTGTTCGCgtgttgaccgttgaccgtagACGTTGGCATTGTATTCGTTTCTGTTTCCGCTTCCGTTCTTCGCTATTACCGCCATTTAGCTCTAACACGATCTTCCTTtctaacactttttttttgtctgactCCACTACATTAACTCCTTTTTCGGTCTAGTATGGCCGTTTTCGATGAACCGGGAGTCATCATCTTCAATTCTAAAATGGAATCTCTCATCAGAGCTACACTCTAATTCAAGATACCACATCGTTCCCTGACGAGAACAATAATAAAAAGATGAATGCAATCTAATATCTAATTGATGAATACAATGACTTTCGAAGGATTATTTGCGATTCCAGTTTTCTTGTTATCTACTTTATCTGTAGCTAATCTAATCTAACACTCTACCTctagattaatgggtttccgcAGTATTTTTTGTTGCATCAAAGTTCTGTTAGTCGAGATTCCTCATCCTCCGGAGgcactaaaaataaaatgaagtaTGGTGTCTGGAGCGTGATTTtagaaaaagaaatgaaaagGTGTATATTTTATATTACCATTTTCTGATTTAAAGGTGTACAGTGAACCAACTTCATTCCACAGATTTTAAATTGTACCATTGAATTCGATAAGTTTTTCGGATTCGAGTCACAAATTTCTCGTTATCTTCAGTATTAGCTTCGTCCGATGGAATAGCAACGAGTAATCGAGATGTATCGTCTTTCAAATTCGTACGATGGAGATCTATTAACATATTTGACACTTTTGAAATTGTAACgagattaatagaaatttaaattattttcattgaaatatactCATTAGTCAAATGTTTCCGACTTCATCCTCGAAGAATTCAAGTGATACTGGCGTTAATATGAGTGTCAGTGAAAGCTATAGAGAGTATTACAATTTGAATCCATGTTTCCTGAATAACATTAATATGTTGATTGATATTGTAAGCCACTTTCGCACCATCTACTCACATTTTCGTTCTCAAAGCTTTCATAAATTCTAAAATCTCCAACACAgtaattctaattatgaatgtTCAGTCTTGAGTTTATAGCAGTTTATAGCTTTCAGGGTTTTGGACTGAGCCCGGCTGAGGTATAAAGTAGACAGTAGAAAATATGAGACGATCTGGGTTTAATCCGATTCAAATAATTGAAATATTAATTGGTCTTGGGCTCTACCCGACTCAATATGGTGAATAAATAGAATTTAATGTAACTataaagggggtctccgtagccacattgcgcgttcgcttagtaagcgatcgatcttgagttcaaaactcaggactctcattcaccatctttgtgttgttacagaataactacgtccacgcaacaatcatctgcgatggagatcgatccacggtcgaaataagatagattcatccatacaactgctctgctctgcaagtcacatcgggctgctgttctataaataactcaacaatgatcaatcaactgtctccgctgaataatggaagaacagatagaaaactcttacgcataattgactactgtgtaaatatgtaccatatgcaatggtatagaagggaatacttctaacgccgaaaaatagcaactgtgtaatgtgctaattatagatataataAACGTGTGACACGAAACTTTGATGTTAcactccggtatagaaatgaaagacgtaatcctacgtaaagATACAAATGTTTTACTTTCGTATAATTATTCGTAAAATGCAATGGTCACACAtgtacacacttgtgaaagaaatgcactcgtggaagaattgtaaattaTAAACTATAAACTGATCGGTGGCTTATGGATATTTTTTTAGTTACAGTTtcagggatatttttttataatatatagACTGTACAATATCGATAagaaaacaagtcgcaggaagttcATAGAGATCAGTTtatgtcatattttttttgtgcttcATAAAAAACAGGAATTAATTCTTTGTTTACCGAgaacacagagacaaagaatattagaaatatgaaaacttgagattccagaacctttattatCTGGTAACTATCCAGAAGGTTGTTAtacattcgaagaaaacatattttctggagttttttcattcaattataccctcttctttaaataaatgccaatataacctggaaaatacacaatagcaacattacagagaagataaactttcggtctgtgacaccgtgcgcgagtatacgagttatgattttgcacgcgagtacaggagggttaaaatagCTCATCGAGCGTAAAAACCAAATCACTTTTTGATAACACCACTTTATTATATGGTAGGTGTTAAGTTAGAGGGGACcatgtcgcaaaattgaaaattttgagttattaatagtaTTAGGTTAAGCATTTCGTTAGCGACATACCACAttaatcagatttggaaaatcatgcGTATAGTaggaataacgtatcgaaattgttaAGAATGTTTAATGCTAACCCCTTATATCATcaaacttcaagctcgtttttctcgaaaacataaaaatgtcacatggtccggtctgacgtaacaccgaccatatgtaaAAAACATAACCATTGTAACACATCTATGTTTATTAACGTATCAATtcgaattcctttttttttcatctctcaTCAGAGCTACACTATCTTATCGCAAGGATTCCATTATCATCAAACCTGAAGCCAGAACAAGATTATATACGACTTCCGCTCGTCATTTATTTTCTCCCATTACCTGTACAATTGGGGGTGTACATCATCTTTTGGCAAATTGGGAATTGAATAGCTGCAAAAATGAGTGATTTTGTcccttttttccatcttttctaCACTCATGAACCGTAACGACCGGTAGAGAACATAGTTGAAGATTTACACGATGCATTTCTATGGCGAAGTCaccaaaaaaacaataattttatgtGATGGATGGCTGTTGCTATTTTGGAAGGTCAGGGCAGTACAATCTTCCCTTATTGAGATCCTTGCGTCGTTTTATTTATCCAAGT
The Toxorhynchites rutilus septentrionalis strain SRP chromosome 2, ASM2978413v1, whole genome shotgun sequence genome window above contains:
- the LOC129768989 gene encoding uncharacterized protein LOC129768989, whose amino-acid sequence is MDFVSSYNRFTRKLKERLFSIKNNISKDVAEWKSKHALAEQTGGRLNKLISSVEICNELNNKLESKFIVFERRILELENDKHQMKVDIQNLQEEKCQLLNKVNNFEELKQLKHKLETTLEREIREKNNLKVKVDNSFQEIGRLKKMFKDLKNSHLNIKNDKQLLEKKIERLKKQLTESKKVDRENIHKWKTSFEEYETKLRDSECVKLQLAEKNSRLEETNRETSKEVLKLRTMLQENELVFNQEKRRIKEGNMQLDKWMKRNHELNTLIKHLETEMNILKDEKTELIISTNNKEIEIDTLRAELNQNKSTMETKDQEIKRLINMFDLYKNVLEVKKNTKYVATTIIGEQ